A stretch of the Macaca mulatta isolate MMU2019108-1 chromosome 16, T2T-MMU8v2.0, whole genome shotgun sequence genome encodes the following:
- the GNGT2 gene encoding guanine nucleotide-binding protein G(I)/G(S)/G(O) subunit gamma-T2 isoform X1: MAQDLSEKDLLKMEVEQLKKEVKNTRIPISKAGKEIKEYVEAQAGNDPFLKGIPEDKNPFKEKGGCLIS; this comes from the exons ATGGCCCAGGATCTCAGCGAGAAGGATCTGTTGAAGATGGAGGTGGAGCAGCTAAAGAAGGAAGTGAAAAACACAAGAATTCCG ATTTCCAAAGCGGGAAAGGAAATCAAGGAGTATGTGGAGGCCCAAGCAGGAAACGACCCTTTTCTCAAAGGGATCCCTGAGGACAAGAATCCCTTCAAAGAGAAAGGCGGCTGTCTGATAAGCTGA